The genomic interval TACTTTTTCATGAATAATTATGTCATGTTGCTTGCAGTTTTCCTTTGACGACGAAGCTTTATATAGCTAAAAACCTGCTAGTTTATGCTGCAGGAGCCAAAGAAAGCAAAGAAAGATCCTCCTCTTGGGAGTTCATTAAAACATTATCCTCTGGTATGTCATTGTACAGATGACTATGtaatcttataatattatcAGAGTCTTGATTAGGTCTTCTGTTTTAAGGTAACAAATCAAACCCAAAGGTTCTACTAACACATATCCCCCTCTACCGACCTGACAACTCTCCTTGTGGTCCACATCGTTCTTCACCTGTTATAAATCAGGTATAGCGGATACTCTGTTGCTATTTGTTACTATAGTGTGTTGTTTGAACAAGAGGAATTCCTAAAACTTGCCTATGCTCCTTTTGCCACAAGGTATAATCATAGCATATTTCATTTAACTGGCTTGGCAGTTTATGGATACAACTGTGGcacttttttttacctaatCCATGTAAGGAATTCAGTCAATCAAATATGCACTTcactgatttattttattatgttacAGAGGGTATCAAGTGCAGCCATGGATCAAGGGATAACGTATGCCCTTCCTCAAACtatgttttctttccttctcttGACTAACATTGTAGGCAGCCCATATTTGTCCTGACTGGTTAAATTCTCTTCAGTATAACTATTATTTTACAGTTGTTGAAACCGAAACCTGTCACTGGCCAGGTCAGgctttttttgttggactgctGGCTCAGAAATAGTTTGTGGTACCCTGGTGATCTTGTCCAACCAGTGGCATTTTTGTTGGACTACTGGCTCAGAAATAGATTGAGTTGCTTAAGTTTTATACCAAGCACAAGATGCAAGTTGGAGTGGGTCCGCATGCTTTCTCTAGTGCGCATCTTTTTTGGCTTAAGCTTATTGGTTTATGCCTTTTTGGCTTTTGTACTTTATAAGTTAGCTTCTTTTATGTCACACAAGTTCTACTATAGAGTCATAACCCCAAACCACAagccaaggaaaaaaaaggctatGGCCATCAGCTTATTAGCGTAAGAGTGGCTAATTGCTTTAGAGAGTCCTGCACTAAATGTTTGTTCCTCTAATCTAATGCAGATGCTTCCTATGTTTTCATATGGCAAAACCAAAGGATTGacataagaaatattttttatgcagCTACCAGAATTATCTAAGCAAAGAGACTTCTGACCTTTTGCTAAGCTTGTTGAAGCCTGTAAGCTGTTTTTGCCTTTTCcagtaaattaattttatcttttgaatttttaaatatagttaatccCTCTACAGGTTGTTGTGCTCTCAGGCCATGACCATGACCAGTGTACAATAGCTCATCCCACTCCTTTTGGACCAGTAACAGAGGTTAGAAAATTTGAGGTTTATGCTGCCATATGTTTCAAAATTTGCTCATGAAATGATTAATGCTGCAGCATACCCTTGGTACAATAAGTTGGCAGCAGGGGAATCTGTATCCATCTTTTATGCTGCTATCTGCTGGGCCCAAGCTGCCAGCAAATTCTACTGATATAGAACATGAGGTTCTGACGAATCTTTGTTTCCTGCCTAAACAAACTCATATCTATATATGGTAATTCTTGTAATGTGCACCTTCAACTTGTTTGTTTAAAGTGACCAGTTTACAGTCACTATTTGATTAAGTATGATTTGTCTTCTGTTTATATAGGTATATCTTCCAGTTTGTAGTGACCATTCTTCTGCTTATCTTGTGGCCAACAAATGGTCTCAGATCTCTTCCTTATGTGAACGCATTTGTAAGCTTCATGCGTTCAGTGGCTGCTGAATTGTTTTccagaacaaaagaaaaggatgacGAGGAAGATGGTGATTATGAAATGGTCTGGGATGCAGAGGGGTCCATGCACCTGGTTAAAAAGGCAGTGGCAAAAACCCCGGGATCTAGCTCAGAGTCAAAAGCTACAGGACGGTATGTGCTTTTTGGACAATGACTGTAGCCACCTGAAATTGGCTTTTGTTTTGTACTGAgaagatttttctatttttcatgacAGGGGAAGTGTTGTTGCAAGGGCAACAGCCAGAAGGCATCAACTGGAGCCTGATTCATCTGTTCTTGTTGAGATGAGCTCAGAAATGACACCAGAAGATGGAGGAAAGGTGCCTCGCTCAAGCAAATTGAAAATAAGGAGGGTGCTTCAGAGGCTGTTTCGTGTCATTCAGTCGATTGTTGTCATCGCCGCACTGAATGTCCCTCTATACATGATGCTTCTGTTCAAGGATTGGATTGACCGTTGAACAGCATGTGAAAAACTAATTCTATCAGTAATTAAGTACAACCAATAGGAGGACCCGCAATTAATTTAGTATCGCTTTGGTTGAGGCATCAAATGGTCTACCAGTTCAACCAGGGTAATCGTTGTTGTGCGTTAACGTTAAGAAGTGGCTTGTTCTTTTGTCTGTCAGAGGCTCAGAactatgagtttttttttgtacaaTATTCATACCGGTAGATATTGCTTAAAGATCACAAATGATTCAGTTGGTGTCggagattttttattgttcCTCCCCTTGACACCTGTAATGCGGCTATATGGCAATAATTATGGTCTTCTAAGACACTATAAATCATATTACAAAACTAACTCTTGATAAAGAGTTGGCGGTGCCGACGGCGTGCTACATCGTTACtagtttttatcttttgtaaATTAGTTATATACTGTAGAGACATTTGTTGCaggattttttgtttttgggtAAACTACTGCTACGACATGCATGTCCGTGAACATGTATTTACTGCTTGATCTCATGCCCATTTTTGCCTAATAATTacgtgcattttttttgttaacctAGTATTCATGCTATACTAATTCAAGCCAGCGTTTTATCTGcaaatttcttttatgataacacttgtttttttttgtgctgtCTGGACAACATGCAAAAGGGTTGCATGTCTTTCCATTTTTATGACACTTGCATAGGAAAAAGCAGTTTTGTCTACTCCCCtcgtccaaaaaaaaactttatttttaaactaccTTAATATTATTCACTTTTTCgaactcttaatttatttgcCCTCGTATTTACCAAACTACCAAAGAAATGAAGACTTTCTACGACAAACGAGCATGGGCGTATGGTTGTCATCGTGCAACTACAAGGATGTATTCCCTCCGACATCGTTGTTTTATTACATCATGCAACTACAAGGATGTATTCTCTCCAACATCGTTGTTTTATTACATCATGTAACTACAAGgatgtatttgttttattacatgtttaatcatttgtcttaaaaaaaatacaattatcatttattttgttgtgattggatttattattaaacatattttaattataacttaaattttgcataattttagaaaaaaatatgtaaaagaatgatcaaaaaaatttaaaaaatcggCATCTATTGAATTATGGAGGGCTTACTAATTCGTTTCTAGTAACATTTCGTTTCGATGTGATACAGTTTCGCCAATGATAACGTGGATAGACTGGTACTCCGTACGTAGAGCCTGGCACGGCACGCGAGCCATCAAGATTAATTAGAAGCCGTGCTGCTACTACTTACTTGCTAACCCCTCTGCCTGTCTGATTCTCTCTCTAGTTCATTAATCTTGGATGCTTAGCCAGTAGCCAGCACCATCAGTGCAGCATTATGCAGTGCCCTAATAATAACCACTTGTGCGTTGTTTTGATCGGTCAAACCCAAGCAGAGATCAGATGTACTGTATGTATGTACGTACCTGGATTTGTCCTTGTGGCTACCACCACTGTCACTCCTGTCAGATTTCAGTCGCCATCTCGCAGATTTCATCTCCTTCCCTTTCCTCGGGGCATCGTCCATCATGTGCATAAGTGTGACATCCCCATGTGCCACCCTGCTCATCATTAATAGTCCATTCTAAAACTGATTAGTTGATTGTTTATTAATCATGATAAGACTAGTTGTGAAAGGGCACGTAATCTAGTGGTTGCGGTGACATGAGTAGCATCAGTTCAAATCTTCATAGTagtatgaattttaaatattaggTATTTGAGGAGTTCCCAGAGCTATATCTGAGTGGATATGTGTAAAAATACTAGCTAAGTTAGCATTAGTACTTCTTTCCCCTAATGGCTTTATCTTTCCTCATCCTATATATACCGATATGCATTTAAAGACTATAATTCTCTTCACTTTGTCAAactcaagtttttttttccaaacttcaggtcatgtttagttccaaaaacttttttcaaaaacatcacatcgagtctttggacatctaaatgaaacattaaatatacataaatattaaaattaattacacagttacagggaaaatcgtgagatgaatcttttgagcctaattagtacgtgattagccatgaGTGCTACAGtgaccaacatgtgttaatgatagattaattagactcaaaagactCGTTTCACGGTTTCCAGATAGaaactgaaatttattttgtaataagactatgtttaatacttcaaatgtgtgaccgtacgtgtcgatgtaatgttttttgcaaaatagttTTGCAAATTGAACATAGCCTCAGTAAACTTGTCCCTACTTCCTTGAACTCTATTGAACTTGTACCCTATTTTCTCATACTCCAATACAACGactattctaaaaataaagcatTTGTAGAGCAAATAAATTggttaaacataaaattattttaggatgggTACTATATTAGCAATGTACTTAGACCCTCTTTGGTAGCTATGATATACCTTAGATTTTACGGCACGCTTCCCTAGCATCTAAATAGTATGTTTTGTGCAAAGTGTTTTTATATAAGAGCTTGTCTGTGTTTCTACTGGCATTAAAGAAAGAGGATATGACATGAGATATAAAGCATGACAGAAGTAGAAGACATGGATTTATAAATGTTCAGACCATTGATGTTAGGTAATACCCTATTCATAATaccataattatattttggtgaATTGTATTCCGTTGATTTATTGGGGTGTTGAATATTTTGCTCTTAAGAAATTAAGCCTGCCTCCCCTTATATACCGATTGATAGGCAAGGTAGAGAATCTagttgaatataatttttaattttcttatctTTATGTGGTATTATTTCATTGAAATTTCTTACCTCAGGATACAACGCAACACATTATTCGCGCTATAGGCTATCTTATATCTCATGCATTCCGCCCCATGTCTATACTTGgttatactttatatatgggTACCCATTATTCATATCCTCTGCAAAGTTCCTCATGTGATATTTCTAGAgcaaaaatttcaattttagagTAGTTAAATTATTCATTTATACTCTCAGgtagctaaaaaaataagttaacccTCCTATCTCAATTATTTCAAACGGGTAGCTTAGGCCCGATTCGATTGTTTTAAAATGGATGAGGGATGATAGATTTGA from Oryza brachyantha chromosome 3, ObraRS2, whole genome shotgun sequence carries:
- the LOC102708512 gene encoding uncharacterized protein C630.12 isoform X1; the encoded protein is MQSVTRLTLLLCAAWAAALLYGEMAAYWAARLSCSWPSSPTSSSTSPSDNAKIAVVADPQLMDSTSLGLPPSSIALQAAEFYTDLNMRRSFQSVILPFKPDVLLFLGDYFDGGPYMSNEEWHESLSRFNHIFSMNEHITNPNIPIYYLSGNHDIGYSAFHKIHPEVITRYEKEFGKRNYQFSAGKVDFVVVDAQTLDVYAAGAKESKERSSSWEFIKTLSSGNKSNPKVLLTHIPLYRPDNSPCGPHRSSPVINQRVSSAAMDQGITYQNYLSKETSDLLLSLLKPVVVLSGHDHDQCTIAHPTPFGPVTEHTLGTISWQQGNLYPSFMLLSAGPKLPANSTDIEHEVLTNLCFLPKQTHIYIWYIFQFVVTILLLILWPTNGLRSLPYVNAFVSFMRSVAAELFSRTKEKDDEEDGDYEMVWDAEGSMHLVKKAVAKTPGSSSESKATGRGSVVARATARRHQLEPDSSVLVEMSSEMTPEDGGKVPRSSKLKIRRVLQRLFRVIQSIVVIAALNVPLYMMLLFKDWIDR
- the LOC102708512 gene encoding uncharacterized protein C630.12 isoform X2: MQSVTRLTLLLCAAWAAALLYGEMAAYWAARLSCSWPSSPTSSSTSPSDNAKIAVVADPQLMDSTSLGLPPSSIALQAAEFYTDLNMRRSFQSVILPFKPDVLLFLGDYFDGGPYMSNEEWHESLSRFNHIFSMNEHITNPNIPIYYLSGNHDIGYSAFHKIHPEVITRYEKEFGKRNYQFSAGKVDFVVVDAQTLDGAKESKERSSSWEFIKTLSSGNKSNPKVLLTHIPLYRPDNSPCGPHRSSPVINQRVSSAAMDQGITYQNYLSKETSDLLLSLLKPVVVLSGHDHDQCTIAHPTPFGPVTEHTLGTISWQQGNLYPSFMLLSAGPKLPANSTDIEHEVLTNLCFLPKQTHIYIWYIFQFVVTILLLILWPTNGLRSLPYVNAFVSFMRSVAAELFSRTKEKDDEEDGDYEMVWDAEGSMHLVKKAVAKTPGSSSESKATGRGSVVARATARRHQLEPDSSVLVEMSSEMTPEDGGKVPRSSKLKIRRVLQRLFRVIQSIVVIAALNVPLYMMLLFKDWIDR